One Citricoccus sp. K5 DNA window includes the following coding sequences:
- a CDS encoding carbohydrate ABC transporter permease — protein sequence MPTNVPVVDPADPADPHRGTAPPGGSRGRRKAPTSERAKAEARLGWWLAGPAFVIMVAVIFYPVAQAVWDSMFNYRLTAPADREFIGLGNYATILTDGVFWSALGVTVLITVVTVFVELILGFILAMIMHKAIKSTRGLVRTVILVPYGIITVVSAYAWYYMFSIDSGYVNNWLSWLPGFDDELNWFAQGGTSLVIIMFSEIWKTTPFISLLLLAGLAQVPEDLSEAASVDGANWWQRLSRVVLPNMKAAIMVAVLFRALDAFRVFDSIFIMTNGAYGTEVLSLLAYRTSISRLEIGLGSAISVVLFLCVALIAFVAIKVFNVDLAGSKGGRK from the coding sequence ATTCCCACGAATGTCCCCGTGGTCGACCCGGCGGATCCGGCGGATCCCCACCGAGGCACCGCGCCTCCGGGCGGCTCCCGCGGCCGCCGCAAGGCGCCGACCTCCGAACGCGCGAAGGCCGAGGCCCGCCTGGGCTGGTGGCTTGCCGGGCCCGCCTTCGTCATCATGGTGGCCGTCATCTTCTACCCCGTGGCGCAGGCCGTCTGGGATTCGATGTTCAACTACCGCCTCACGGCTCCGGCCGACCGGGAGTTCATCGGTCTGGGAAACTACGCCACGATCCTCACGGACGGGGTGTTCTGGAGCGCCCTGGGGGTCACGGTCTTGATCACCGTGGTCACGGTCTTCGTGGAACTCATTCTCGGATTCATCCTGGCGATGATCATGCACAAGGCCATCAAGTCCACCCGTGGCCTGGTCCGGACCGTGATCCTGGTGCCCTACGGCATCATCACCGTGGTCTCGGCCTATGCCTGGTACTACATGTTCAGCATCGACTCCGGGTACGTGAACAACTGGCTCAGCTGGCTGCCCGGGTTCGACGATGAGCTCAACTGGTTCGCCCAGGGTGGCACCTCGCTGGTGATCATCATGTTCTCGGAGATCTGGAAGACCACGCCCTTCATCTCCCTGCTTCTGCTCGCCGGGCTGGCTCAGGTCCCGGAGGACCTCTCCGAGGCGGCCTCCGTGGACGGCGCCAACTGGTGGCAGCGGCTCAGCCGGGTGGTGCTGCCGAACATGAAGGCGGCCATCATGGTGGCCGTGCTGTTCCGGGCCCTGGACGCGTTCCGGGTGTTCGACTCGATCTTCATCATGACCAACGGCGCTTACGGCACCGAGGTGCTCTCCCTGCTCGCCTATCGCACCTCGATCAGCCGCCTCGAGATCGGGCTCGGCTCGGCCATCTCCGTGGTGCTGTTCCTGTGTGTGGCCCTGATCGCCTTCGTCGCCATCAAGGTCTTCAACGTTGACCTGGCTGGATCCAAGGGAGGCCGCAAATGA
- a CDS encoding carbohydrate ABC transporter permease yields MSVEATRVPAGQGAREPDPTAEELEGQKTARRAKRNTAIGWWVLTVIVAVWCLFPVASILATSFKTPGDLSNGQFLPTTPSTVNYEEILVGDSRQLFLTALWNSIGISVIATAIAVVLATLCAYAIARLDFPGKRVVLTVSLMVSMFPVISLVTPLFNMWRTLGLYDTWPGLIIPYLSLTLPISIWTLTAFFQQIPWELEQAAQVDGATPLQAFRKAIVPLALPGVFTTAIIAFFIAWNDFVYGISLTSTEAARPVPAALAFFTGASQFESPTGAISAAAIIVTIPVVLLVMLFQKQIVAGLTSGAVKG; encoded by the coding sequence ATGAGCGTCGAAGCAACCCGAGTCCCGGCTGGCCAGGGCGCCCGCGAGCCGGACCCGACCGCTGAGGAGCTGGAGGGCCAGAAGACGGCCCGCCGTGCCAAGCGGAACACGGCCATCGGCTGGTGGGTGCTCACCGTCATCGTGGCCGTGTGGTGTCTGTTCCCCGTGGCCTCCATCCTGGCCACCAGCTTCAAGACCCCGGGGGACCTGTCCAACGGGCAGTTCCTGCCGACCACACCCTCCACGGTGAACTACGAGGAGATCCTGGTGGGCGACTCCCGCCAGCTGTTCCTCACCGCCCTGTGGAACTCGATCGGCATCTCCGTGATCGCCACGGCCATCGCCGTGGTGCTGGCCACCCTGTGCGCCTACGCGATCGCCCGCCTGGACTTCCCGGGCAAGAGGGTGGTGCTGACCGTTTCCCTGATGGTCTCCATGTTCCCGGTGATCTCCCTGGTCACGCCGCTGTTCAACATGTGGCGAACGCTGGGCCTGTATGACACGTGGCCCGGATTGATCATCCCGTACCTGTCCCTGACGCTGCCGATCTCCATCTGGACGCTCACGGCGTTCTTCCAGCAGATCCCGTGGGAGCTCGAACAGGCCGCACAGGTGGACGGCGCCACCCCGCTGCAGGCGTTCCGCAAGGCGATCGTCCCGTTGGCCCTGCCCGGGGTCTTCACCACCGCCATCATCGCCTTCTTCATCGCCTGGAACGACTTCGTCTACGGAATCTCGCTGACCTCCACCGAGGCGGCCAGACCCGTGCCGGCCGCCCTGGCGTTCTTCACCGGCGCCTCCCAGTTCGAATCACCCACCGGCGCGATCTCCGCCGCGGCGATCATCGTCACCATCCCCGTGGTGCTGCTGGTCATGCTGTTCCAGAAGCAGATCGTCGCCGGACTGACCTCGGGTGCGGTGAAGGGCTGA
- a CDS encoding ABC transporter ATP-binding protein, giving the protein MASITLNNIVKKYDDGFPAVNNVSLDIADGEFVILVGPSGCGKSTLLRMIVGLEDITSGELQIDGTRMNEAAPKDRNLAMVFQNYALYPHLTVYENIAFPLRLAKKSGSNGDSTGGANGGAGGGSVDDRVRKAAEMLELTEHLERKPANLSGGQRQRVAMGRAIVRQADAFLFDEPLSNLDAKLRGQMRAEIAQLQRRLGVTSVYVTHDQTEAMTLGDRVAVLKKGELQQVASPRELYEQPVNLFVAGFIGSPSMNFLPATLKEGSEGAGGAGGSGGAVLSSPIGDIPISAEKAAVAKGHELLMIGLRPEFFEDAQLVDEAKKGKGAVFTAELSHLEWLGHEQYGYIEFEPDEKVRRLLSDLAAEMDADELRPQVVTTLSAESRVRPGQPTDLWVDTSRIHIFDPESGENLTRDAEAGAELTRMATEEREREIELAAAKDG; this is encoded by the coding sequence ATGGCCTCCATCACCCTGAACAACATCGTCAAGAAGTACGACGACGGCTTCCCGGCCGTGAACAATGTGTCCCTGGACATCGCCGACGGTGAGTTCGTCATCCTGGTGGGGCCCTCTGGCTGTGGCAAGTCCACCCTGTTGCGAATGATCGTGGGGCTGGAGGACATCACGTCCGGGGAGCTGCAGATCGACGGGACGCGGATGAACGAGGCCGCGCCGAAGGACCGGAACCTGGCCATGGTGTTCCAGAACTACGCCCTCTACCCGCACCTGACGGTGTACGAGAACATCGCCTTCCCGTTGCGACTGGCCAAGAAGTCAGGCTCCAACGGTGACTCCACCGGGGGAGCGAACGGCGGGGCCGGCGGCGGATCGGTGGATGACCGGGTGCGCAAGGCGGCCGAGATGCTCGAACTGACCGAGCACCTGGAGCGCAAGCCGGCGAACCTCTCCGGCGGTCAGCGGCAACGCGTGGCGATGGGGCGGGCGATCGTCCGCCAGGCGGATGCCTTCCTGTTCGACGAGCCGCTCTCCAACCTGGATGCCAAGCTGCGCGGGCAGATGCGCGCCGAGATCGCCCAGCTGCAGCGCCGGCTCGGCGTCACCAGTGTGTACGTCACGCACGACCAAACCGAGGCGATGACCCTGGGTGACCGGGTGGCGGTGCTGAAGAAGGGCGAACTGCAGCAGGTGGCCAGCCCCCGCGAACTCTACGAGCAGCCCGTGAACCTGTTCGTGGCCGGCTTCATCGGCTCCCCGTCCATGAATTTCCTGCCCGCCACGCTCAAGGAGGGTTCCGAGGGTGCCGGTGGGGCCGGGGGGTCGGGCGGTGCCGTCCTCTCCTCGCCCATCGGCGACATCCCCATCTCCGCGGAGAAGGCTGCCGTGGCGAAGGGCCATGAACTGCTCATGATCGGTCTGCGGCCCGAGTTCTTCGAGGACGCGCAACTCGTGGACGAGGCCAAGAAGGGCAAGGGCGCGGTCTTCACGGCGGAGCTGTCCCACCTGGAATGGCTGGGGCACGAGCAGTACGGCTACATCGAGTTCGAACCGGACGAGAAGGTCCGGCGTCTGCTGTCCGACCTCGCCGCGGAGATGGACGCGGACGAGCTGCGCCCGCAAGTGGTCACCACCCTGTCCGCGGAGTCCCGGGTGCGCCCCGGCCAGCCCACCGACCTCTGGGTGGACACGTCCCGCATCCACATCTTCGACCCCGAATCCGGGGAGAACCTGACCCGTGACGCGGAGGCTGGCGCCGAACTGACAAGGATGGCCACGGAGGAACGCGAGCGCGAGATCGAGCTGGCCGCAGCCAAGGACGGCTAG
- a CDS encoding gamma carbonic anhydrase family protein, with translation MAHLITVSGSTPVAHESCFLAPTATLSGDVALAAESSAFYGVSARGDSAPIRVGERTNLQDNVVLHADAGFPCTLGQDISVGHAAVVHGATVEDGCLIGMSATVMNGAVIGAQSLVAAGALVLEGTVVPPRSLVAGVPAKVRRELTQDELASLGRNSATYVRLAAAHRAATSE, from the coding sequence ATGGCACACCTCATCACCGTTTCCGGTTCGACGCCGGTCGCCCACGAGTCCTGCTTCCTCGCCCCCACCGCCACCCTGTCCGGTGACGTGGCCCTCGCGGCCGAGTCCTCGGCCTTCTACGGCGTCTCGGCCCGCGGCGACAGCGCACCCATCCGGGTCGGCGAGCGGACGAACCTGCAGGACAACGTGGTCCTCCACGCGGATGCGGGCTTCCCCTGCACCCTGGGCCAGGACATCTCGGTGGGCCACGCCGCCGTGGTCCACGGTGCCACCGTGGAGGACGGCTGCCTGATCGGCATGTCCGCCACGGTCATGAACGGCGCCGTGATCGGGGCCCAGTCCCTCGTGGCCGCCGGCGCCCTGGTACTCGAGGGCACGGTGGTCCCGCCGCGGTCCCTCGTGGCCGGGGTGCCCGCCAAGGTCCGCCGCGAACTCACCCAGGACGAGCTTGCCTCCCTCGGCAGGAATTCGGCGACCTATGTGCGCTTGGCCGCGGCGCACCGGGCAGCCACCTCCGAGTAG
- the purU gene encoding formyltetrahydrofolate deformylase gives MVLSLSCKNSRGIVHAVSGALLSVQGDITDSKQFDSPDTGTFFMRVEFTTPESRDAVEAALEPVREEFAMDLGLWEASRKTRTLVMCSKDGRTLNDLLFQQRAGTLSVEIPVIVSNHLELQPMAFFYGIPFIHIPVAKDAEGNTNKAEAEAKLLDLVAEYDIELVVLARYMQILSNDLCRKLEGKAINIHHSFLPSFKGARPYHQAHERGVKLIGATAHYVTADLDEGPIIEQQVQRVTHAQSAREFVIRGREVEGSTLSRAVKWHAEHRVLLDGKRTVVFD, from the coding sequence ATGGTGCTGTCCCTGTCCTGCAAGAACAGCCGCGGCATCGTGCACGCCGTCTCCGGCGCACTGCTCTCGGTCCAGGGAGACATCACCGACTCCAAGCAGTTCGACTCCCCGGACACCGGCACCTTCTTCATGCGCGTGGAGTTCACCACCCCCGAGAGCCGCGATGCGGTCGAGGCAGCCCTGGAACCGGTGCGCGAGGAATTCGCCATGGACCTCGGCCTCTGGGAGGCCTCCCGCAAGACCCGCACCCTGGTGATGTGCTCCAAGGACGGCCGTACCCTCAACGACCTGCTCTTCCAGCAACGTGCCGGCACCCTCTCCGTCGAGATCCCGGTCATCGTCTCCAATCACCTCGAGCTCCAGCCCATGGCCTTCTTCTACGGCATCCCCTTCATCCACATCCCGGTGGCCAAGGACGCTGAAGGCAACACCAACAAGGCGGAGGCCGAGGCCAAGCTCCTGGACCTGGTCGCCGAGTACGACATCGAGCTCGTGGTCCTGGCCCGCTACATGCAGATCCTCTCGAACGACCTCTGCCGCAAGCTTGAGGGCAAGGCCATCAACATCCACCACTCCTTCCTCCCCTCCTTCAAGGGCGCCCGCCCCTACCACCAGGCCCACGAGCGCGGCGTCAAGCTCATCGGGGCCACCGCCCACTACGTGACGGCCGACCTGGACGAGGGCCCGATCATCGAACAGCAGGTCCAACGCGTCACCCACGCCCAGTCCGCCCGCGAATTCGTCATCCGCGGCCGCGAGGTCGAAGGCTCCACCCTCTCCCGCGCCGTCAAATGGCACGCAGAGCACCGGGTCCTCCTCGACGGCAAACGCACCGTCGTCTTCGACTGA
- a CDS encoding catalase — MTETTPHGTGSTTQAGIPAVSDRNSLTVGADGPIVLHDHHLVETLAHFNRMNVPERRPHAKGAGAFGTLEITEDVSKWTKADFLQKGKKTDMLARFSTVAGELGSPDTWRDVRGFSLKFYTEEGNFDMVGNNTPVFFVRDPMKFPHFIRSQKRMPDSGLRDGTMQWDFWTQNPESAHQVTYLMGERGLPKSWRTMNGYSSHTYSLVNAAGERFWVKWAFESQQGVENLSNAEAERLAGADAEYHRRDLRDAIAEGDFPKWDLYFQIMPYEEAKTYRFNPFDLTKTWSQKDYPRHKVGTMTLNRNPENFFAEIEQSAFSPANMVPGTGNSPDKMLLGRNFAYADAQRYRIGTNFQQLPVNKPINPVHTYNFEGNMWYEHTGARSMYAPNSFGDSWSDETGPVDNGWEADGALTREAYTLREDDGDFVQPGILVREVFSDAQRDQFVETVSGALDGVQEPVLSNAFQYWKNVDATIGQRIEDAVKANADGADVPGMGVDRDR; from the coding sequence ATGACGGAAACCACCCCGCACGGTACCGGTTCCACCACTCAGGCCGGCATCCCCGCCGTCAGCGACCGCAACTCGCTGACCGTGGGCGCCGACGGCCCCATCGTCCTGCACGACCACCACCTGGTGGAGACCCTCGCGCACTTCAACCGGATGAACGTCCCCGAGCGCCGTCCGCACGCCAAGGGCGCCGGCGCCTTCGGCACCCTGGAGATCACCGAGGACGTCTCGAAGTGGACCAAGGCCGACTTCCTGCAGAAGGGGAAGAAGACCGACATGCTGGCCCGCTTCTCCACCGTGGCCGGCGAGCTGGGCTCCCCGGACACCTGGCGCGACGTGCGCGGCTTCTCGCTGAAGTTCTACACCGAAGAGGGCAACTTCGACATGGTCGGCAACAACACGCCGGTCTTCTTCGTCCGCGACCCCATGAAGTTCCCGCACTTCATCCGCTCCCAGAAGCGCATGCCGGACTCGGGCCTGCGTGACGGCACCATGCAGTGGGACTTCTGGACGCAGAACCCGGAGTCCGCCCACCAGGTGACCTACCTGATGGGCGAGCGGGGCCTGCCCAAGTCCTGGCGCACCATGAACGGGTACTCCTCCCACACCTACTCGTTGGTCAACGCCGCCGGCGAGCGCTTCTGGGTCAAGTGGGCCTTCGAGTCCCAGCAGGGCGTGGAGAACCTCTCCAACGCCGAGGCCGAGCGCCTGGCCGGGGCGGACGCCGAGTACCACCGCCGCGACCTGCGGGATGCGATCGCCGAGGGCGACTTCCCGAAGTGGGACCTCTACTTCCAGATCATGCCGTACGAAGAGGCCAAGACCTACCGGTTCAACCCCTTCGACCTGACCAAGACGTGGTCCCAGAAGGACTACCCGCGGCACAAGGTCGGCACCATGACCCTGAACCGCAACCCGGAGAACTTCTTCGCCGAGATCGAGCAGTCCGCGTTCTCCCCGGCCAACATGGTCCCGGGCACGGGCAACTCCCCGGACAAGATGCTGCTGGGCCGCAACTTCGCCTACGCGGACGCCCAGCGCTACCGCATCGGCACCAACTTCCAGCAGCTGCCGGTCAACAAGCCGATCAACCCGGTGCACACCTACAACTTCGAGGGCAACATGTGGTACGAGCACACCGGTGCCCGCTCCATGTACGCCCCGAACTCCTTCGGTGACTCCTGGTCAGACGAGACCGGCCCGGTGGACAACGGCTGGGAGGCCGACGGCGCCCTGACTCGCGAGGCCTACACCCTCCGCGAGGACGACGGCGACTTCGTGCAGCCGGGGATCCTCGTCCGCGAGGTCTTCTCCGACGCCCAGCGCGACCAGTTCGTGGAGACCGTCTCCGGCGCCTTGGACGGCGTGCAGGAGCCGGTGCTGTCCAACGCCTTCCAGTACTGGAAGAACGTGGACGCCACCATCGGCCAGCGCATCGAGGACGCCGTCAAGGCCAACGCCGATGGCGCCGACGTCCCGGGCATGGGCGTCGACCGCGACCGCTAA
- a CDS encoding Fur family transcriptional regulator, which produces MTQSTPAETPDQEGRALTGAAPLAWAARMRSAGLRVTKQRLAVLDALHEYPHATADTVLEHVRQSLPGITVQSVYTVLHSLTGAGLLRQLDLANSPARYETRVADNHHHAVCTECGRIEDVACAVGHAPCLHPSETHGMTIRIADVVYQGLCVDCASAQPAQPAPPTGNLEIPTKPREARQG; this is translated from the coding sequence ATGACCCAGAGCACCCCCGCCGAGACCCCTGACCAGGAAGGGCGAGCCCTCACCGGAGCCGCCCCCCTGGCCTGGGCCGCCCGCATGCGGTCGGCGGGGCTGCGGGTCACCAAGCAGCGGCTCGCGGTCCTGGACGCCCTGCACGAATACCCGCACGCCACGGCGGACACGGTGCTGGAGCACGTGCGCCAGAGCCTGCCGGGGATCACGGTGCAGTCCGTCTACACCGTGCTGCACTCCCTGACCGGCGCCGGCCTGCTCCGTCAGCTGGACCTGGCCAACTCGCCGGCACGGTATGAGACCCGCGTGGCGGACAACCACCACCACGCCGTCTGCACCGAGTGCGGGCGCATCGAGGACGTCGCCTGCGCCGTCGGCCATGCGCCCTGCCTGCACCCCTCCGAGACGCACGGGATGACCATCCGGATCGCCGACGTCGTCTATCAGGGCCTGTGCGTGGACTGCGCATCCGCTCAGCCGGCGCAACCCGCGCCGCCCACCGGGAACCTTGAGATCCCCACCAAGCCCCGGGAAGCCCGTCAGGGCTGA
- a CDS encoding NAD(P)/FAD-dependent oxidoreductase, which yields MSTSESSSAPELLAVVVIGAGQAGLSAAGQLLRKGLKPWEDFVVLDANDGPGGAWRHRWDSLTFDAAHGIHDLPGLPLETPDPAEPASRVVSRYYGTYEQDLGLPVVRPAKVESVVHHMEPGAPTPEMAPDAVPNTAPSEHGTFTVTTADGRTWRARTVINATGTWDSPYIPYYPGIAEFAGRQLHTRGFTAAEDFTGQRVLVVGGGTSALQFLLQLDAAGAHTVWSTRRAPDWTDHFFDSSWGVNVEASVSARTTMGLPPLSVVAATGLPVTDQYLAGLASGVLISRGPLRRITPSGVVLDGPGPDGGPAPSQGPVADRLLASGGAAAGGLDRVPVLPGRACTALRTEDPLTTWETPVDVILWATGFRASLDHLSPVHIRERGGGVVMAVDGVSVAKSPGLFLVGYGASASTIGATRAGRRAAVEAVRALQ from the coding sequence GTGAGCACCTCTGAGAGTTCCTCCGCGCCCGAGCTGCTGGCCGTCGTCGTGATCGGGGCCGGGCAGGCCGGGCTGAGTGCCGCCGGGCAACTCCTGCGCAAGGGCCTGAAGCCCTGGGAGGACTTCGTGGTCCTCGACGCCAACGACGGTCCTGGCGGCGCCTGGCGCCACCGCTGGGACTCCCTGACCTTCGACGCCGCGCATGGGATCCACGACCTGCCCGGCCTGCCGCTGGAGACCCCGGATCCGGCCGAGCCGGCCAGCCGGGTCGTCTCGCGGTACTACGGCACTTACGAACAGGACCTCGGCCTGCCGGTGGTCCGCCCCGCCAAGGTCGAGTCGGTGGTGCACCACATGGAGCCGGGCGCCCCGACTCCAGAGATGGCCCCGGACGCGGTTCCCAACACGGCTCCGAGTGAACACGGCACCTTCACCGTCACCACCGCGGACGGCCGCACGTGGCGGGCCCGCACGGTCATCAATGCCACTGGCACCTGGGACAGCCCCTACATCCCGTACTACCCGGGGATCGCCGAGTTCGCTGGCCGCCAGCTGCACACCCGGGGGTTCACGGCGGCCGAGGACTTCACGGGACAACGGGTCCTCGTGGTCGGCGGCGGCACCTCCGCCCTGCAGTTCCTCCTCCAACTGGACGCGGCCGGGGCCCACACCGTGTGGAGCACCCGCCGCGCGCCGGATTGGACGGACCACTTCTTCGACTCCTCGTGGGGCGTGAACGTGGAGGCCTCCGTCTCGGCCCGCACCACCATGGGCCTGCCGCCGCTGTCCGTGGTGGCCGCCACGGGCCTGCCCGTCACGGACCAGTACCTCGCCGGCCTCGCCTCCGGGGTGCTCATCAGCCGAGGCCCGCTGCGCCGGATCACCCCCTCCGGGGTGGTCCTGGACGGCCCGGGGCCCGACGGCGGCCCGGCCCCCTCCCAGGGGCCCGTCGCCGATCGGCTGCTCGCCTCCGGCGGCGCAGCGGCCGGCGGGCTGGATCGCGTGCCCGTCCTGCCGGGCCGGGCGTGCACCGCCCTGAGGACCGAGGACCCGCTGACCACCTGGGAGACCCCGGTGGACGTCATCCTCTGGGCGACAGGGTTCCGCGCCTCCCTGGACCACCTGTCCCCCGTGCACATCCGCGAGCGCGGGGGCGGAGTGGTGATGGCGGTGGACGGAGTGTCAGTGGCGAAGAGCCCCGGACTCTTCCTCGTGGGCTACGGCGCCTCGGCCTCGACGATCGGGGCCACCCGGGCGGGGCGACGGGCGGCCGTGGAGGCAGTCAGAGCCCTGCAGTAA
- the glyA gene encoding serine hydroxymethyltransferase has product MNTQPLAEVDPEIAAVLGQELGRQRDTLEMIASENFVPRAILETQGSVLTNKYAEGYPGRRYYGGCEYVDVAENLAIERAKSLFGAEHVNVQPHAGAQANVALMTALMQPGDTLMGLSLAHGGHLTHGMKLNFSGKTYDIAAYEVDPDTYRIDMDKVREKALEAKPTMIVAGWSAYPRQLDFEAFRSIADEVGAKLWVDMAHFAGLVAAGLHPNPVPHADVVTSTAHKTLAGPRSGFILSREEYKKKIDSAVFPGQQGGPLMHAIAGKAVAFKIAASEEFAERQRRTIEGAQILAERLTAADVTEHGVSILTGGTDVHLILVDLRHAELDGRQAEDLLHEVGITVNRNSVPFDPRPPMTTSGLRIGTPALATRGFGATEFTEVADIIAQTLKPSPDVPALRARVQKLAEDFPLYEGLEGW; this is encoded by the coding sequence CTGAACACCCAGCCCCTGGCCGAGGTCGATCCCGAGATCGCCGCCGTCCTGGGCCAGGAACTCGGCCGCCAGCGGGACACCCTGGAGATGATCGCCTCCGAGAACTTCGTCCCGCGGGCGATCCTCGAGACCCAGGGCTCGGTCCTGACCAACAAGTACGCCGAGGGCTACCCGGGCCGCCGCTACTACGGCGGCTGCGAGTACGTGGACGTGGCGGAGAACCTGGCGATCGAGCGGGCCAAGTCCCTGTTCGGCGCGGAGCACGTCAACGTCCAGCCGCATGCCGGCGCACAGGCCAACGTGGCCCTGATGACCGCCCTGATGCAGCCCGGTGACACCCTCATGGGCCTGTCCCTGGCCCACGGTGGTCACCTCACCCACGGCATGAAGCTCAACTTCTCCGGCAAGACCTATGACATCGCCGCCTATGAGGTGGATCCGGACACCTACCGGATTGACATGGACAAGGTGCGCGAGAAGGCGCTGGAGGCCAAGCCGACCATGATCGTGGCCGGCTGGTCCGCCTACCCCCGCCAGCTCGACTTCGAGGCCTTCCGCTCCATCGCCGATGAGGTCGGAGCCAAGCTCTGGGTGGACATGGCCCACTTCGCCGGCCTGGTGGCCGCCGGGTTGCACCCGAACCCGGTGCCGCACGCCGACGTCGTGACCTCCACCGCGCACAAAACGCTGGCCGGTCCGCGCTCGGGATTCATCCTCTCCAGGGAGGAGTACAAGAAGAAGATCGACTCCGCCGTCTTCCCGGGCCAGCAGGGCGGACCGCTGATGCACGCGATCGCCGGCAAGGCCGTGGCCTTCAAGATCGCGGCCTCCGAGGAGTTCGCCGAGCGCCAGCGCCGCACCATCGAGGGCGCCCAGATCCTCGCCGAGCGCCTGACCGCGGCCGACGTGACCGAGCACGGCGTCTCCATCCTGACCGGGGGCACCGATGTGCACCTGATCCTCGTGGACCTGCGCCACGCCGAACTGGACGGCCGCCAGGCCGAGGACTTGCTGCACGAGGTCGGCATCACCGTGAACCGCAACTCGGTCCCGTTCGATCCGCGCCCGCCGATGACCACCTCTGGGCTGCGCATCGGCACGCCGGCACTGGCCACCCGCGGCTTCGGCGCCACAGAGTTCACCGAGGTCGCGGACATCATCGCCCAGACCCTCAAGCCGTCCCCGGACGTGCCGGCCCTGCGCGCCCGGGTGCAGAAGCTGGCCGAGGACTTCCCGCTGTACGAAGGCCTCGAGGGCTGGTGA
- a CDS encoding bifunctional methylenetetrahydrofolate dehydrogenase/methenyltetrahydrofolate cyclohydrolase, giving the protein MTAQKLDGRATAAAIKKDLTERVEVLRGQGVVPGLGTVLVGEDPGSQSYVAGKHRDCAEVGITSIRRDLPDSTTEEELLAVVEELNASDECTGYIVQLPLPKHIDTDRILEAIDPDKDADGLHPMNLGRLVASVGGEMTSPLPCTPKGCVELLKHYGIDLAGKLVLVIGRGVTIGRPAGLVLTRRDVNATVVLAHTGTKDLKAELARADVIIAAAGVAHMVKPEDVKEGVIVLDVGVSRVTGEDSKARITGDVDPAVAEKASWMAPNPGGVGPMTRVELLANVVEAAERAVAARV; this is encoded by the coding sequence GTGACCGCACAGAAGCTCGATGGCCGTGCCACTGCCGCCGCCATCAAGAAGGATCTCACCGAACGCGTCGAGGTACTCCGTGGCCAGGGTGTGGTGCCCGGGCTGGGGACCGTCCTGGTGGGGGAGGACCCGGGTTCGCAGTCCTACGTGGCCGGCAAGCACCGTGACTGCGCCGAGGTGGGGATCACCTCGATCCGCCGTGACCTGCCTGACTCCACCACGGAGGAAGAACTCCTCGCGGTGGTGGAGGAGCTGAACGCCAGCGACGAGTGCACCGGGTACATCGTGCAGCTGCCGCTGCCGAAGCACATCGACACGGACCGGATCTTGGAGGCCATCGACCCGGACAAGGATGCCGATGGCCTGCACCCGATGAACCTGGGCCGGCTGGTCGCCTCCGTGGGCGGCGAGATGACGTCTCCGTTGCCCTGCACGCCGAAGGGCTGTGTGGAGCTGCTGAAGCACTATGGGATCGATCTGGCCGGCAAGCTCGTACTGGTCATCGGCCGGGGCGTGACCATCGGTCGTCCGGCCGGCCTGGTGCTGACCCGCCGGGATGTCAACGCCACCGTGGTCCTGGCCCACACCGGGACGAAGGACCTCAAGGCGGAGCTGGCCCGGGCGGACGTCATCATCGCCGCCGCGGGCGTGGCCCACATGGTCAAGCCCGAGGACGTCAAGGAGGGCGTGATCGTCCTGGACGTGGGCGTCTCCCGCGTCACCGGGGAGGACAGCAAGGCGAGGATCACCGGTGACGTGGATCCGGCGGTGGCCGAGAAGGCGTCCTGGATGGCACCCAATCCCGGAGGCGTCGGGCCGATGACCCGGGTGGAGCTGCTGGCCAACGTGGTGGAGGCGGCCGAGCGGGCCGTCGCCGCACGAGTCTGA